In one window of Arachis ipaensis cultivar K30076 chromosome B06, Araip1.1, whole genome shotgun sequence DNA:
- the LOC107648653 gene encoding uncharacterized protein LOC107648653 isoform X3: MFFVMKHEHLYAIPDRLIIKRWRQDAKDIGQYVDDIEEESERGFLLRHGALYAASQWMLFVGAKKQELFRVALNGIRNVCRDLENGNAKPTDGASKRVDVGIRDPVVVRTKGAPSSKKLKSKKRRCTTCRKTGHTKRRCTVSRRSFNETDATKGADISNTDRAEADCKKGVTIAGVDVDVLEEHLSGDKKCDGDRIVCTAQSQNMQELGDQNELDWETKVMDILRKLNPRTEAKS; this comes from the exons ATGTTTTTCGTTATGAAGCACGAGCATTTGTATGCTATTCCCGATCgcttgataattaaaagatggagACAAGATGCCAAGGACATCGGACAGTATGTTGATGACATCGAAGAGGAATCCGAGAGGGGCTTTTTGCTGAGGCATGGTGCCCTTTATGCAGCTTCTCAGTGGATGCTTTTCGTCGGTGCCAAGAAGCAAGAGCTGTTTAGAGTTGCATTGAATGGGATTAGAAACGTTTGCAGGGACCTGGAAAATGGGAATGCTAAACCCACAGATGGTGCTTCGAAGAGGGTTGATGTCGGCATTAGAGACCCTGTGGTTGTTAGAACGAAAGGAGCACCTTCTTCGAAGAAGTTAAAGTCGAAGAAAAGAAGGTGTACTACTTGTAGAAAAACAGGGCACACTAAAAGGAGGTGTACAGTTAGCAGGAGGTCCTTTAATGAAACAGATGCCACGAAAGGTGCTGATATATCCAACACAGACCGTGCGGAG GCGGACTGCAAGAAAGGAGTAACTATAGCAGGTGTTGATGTCGATGTATTGGAGGAACATCTGAGTGGTGACAAAAAATGTGACGGTGATCGGATAGTTTGCACAGCTCAAAGCCAGAACATGCAAGAGTTAGGCGATCAGAATGAACTTGACTGGGAAACAAAG GTCATGGATATTTTGAGGAAGCTGAATCCAAGAACGGAAGCCAAGTCTTGA
- the LOC107648653 gene encoding uncharacterized protein LOC107648653 isoform X2, translating to MFFVMKHEHLYAIPDRLIIKRWRQDAKDIGQYVDDIEEESERGFLLRHGALYAASQWMLFVGAKKQELFRVALNGIRNVCRDLENGNAKPTDGASKRVDVGIRDPVVVRTKGAPSSKKLKSKKRRCTTCRKTGHTKRRCTVSRRSFNETDATKGADISNTDRAENVEADCKKGVTIAGVDVDVLEEHLSGDKKCDGDRIVCTAQSQNMQELGDQNELDWETKVMDILRKLNPRTEAKS from the exons ATGTTTTTCGTTATGAAGCACGAGCATTTGTATGCTATTCCCGATCgcttgataattaaaagatggagACAAGATGCCAAGGACATCGGACAGTATGTTGATGACATCGAAGAGGAATCCGAGAGGGGCTTTTTGCTGAGGCATGGTGCCCTTTATGCAGCTTCTCAGTGGATGCTTTTCGTCGGTGCCAAGAAGCAAGAGCTGTTTAGAGTTGCATTGAATGGGATTAGAAACGTTTGCAGGGACCTGGAAAATGGGAATGCTAAACCCACAGATGGTGCTTCGAAGAGGGTTGATGTCGGCATTAGAGACCCTGTGGTTGTTAGAACGAAAGGAGCACCTTCTTCGAAGAAGTTAAAGTCGAAGAAAAGAAGGTGTACTACTTGTAGAAAAACAGGGCACACTAAAAGGAGGTGTACAGTTAGCAGGAGGTCCTTTAATGAAACAGATGCCACGAAAGGTGCTGATATATCCAACACAGACCGTGCGGAG AATGTTGAGGCGGACTGCAAGAAAGGAGTAACTATAGCAGGTGTTGATGTCGATGTATTGGAGGAACATCTGAGTGGTGACAAAAAATGTGACGGTGATCGGATAGTTTGCACAGCTCAAAGCCAGAACATGCAAGAGTTAGGCGATCAGAATGAACTTGACTGGGAAACAAAG GTCATGGATATTTTGAGGAAGCTGAATCCAAGAACGGAAGCCAAGTCTTGA
- the LOC107648653 gene encoding uncharacterized protein LOC107648653 isoform X1 has product MFFVMKHEHLYAIPDRLIIKRWRQDAKDIGQYVDDIEEESERGFLLRHGALYAASQWMLFVGAKKQELFRVALNGIRNVCRDLENGNAKPTDGASKRVDVGIRDPVVVRTKGAPSSKKLKSKKRRCTTCRKTGHTKRRCTVSRRSFNETDATKGADISNTDRAEVKNVEADCKKGVTIAGVDVDVLEEHLSGDKKCDGDRIVCTAQSQNMQELGDQNELDWETKVMDILRKLNPRTEAKS; this is encoded by the exons ATGTTTTTCGTTATGAAGCACGAGCATTTGTATGCTATTCCCGATCgcttgataattaaaagatggagACAAGATGCCAAGGACATCGGACAGTATGTTGATGACATCGAAGAGGAATCCGAGAGGGGCTTTTTGCTGAGGCATGGTGCCCTTTATGCAGCTTCTCAGTGGATGCTTTTCGTCGGTGCCAAGAAGCAAGAGCTGTTTAGAGTTGCATTGAATGGGATTAGAAACGTTTGCAGGGACCTGGAAAATGGGAATGCTAAACCCACAGATGGTGCTTCGAAGAGGGTTGATGTCGGCATTAGAGACCCTGTGGTTGTTAGAACGAAAGGAGCACCTTCTTCGAAGAAGTTAAAGTCGAAGAAAAGAAGGTGTACTACTTGTAGAAAAACAGGGCACACTAAAAGGAGGTGTACAGTTAGCAGGAGGTCCTTTAATGAAACAGATGCCACGAAAGGTGCTGATATATCCAACACAGACCGTGCGGAG GTTAAGAATGTTGAGGCGGACTGCAAGAAAGGAGTAACTATAGCAGGTGTTGATGTCGATGTATTGGAGGAACATCTGAGTGGTGACAAAAAATGTGACGGTGATCGGATAGTTTGCACAGCTCAAAGCCAGAACATGCAAGAGTTAGGCGATCAGAATGAACTTGACTGGGAAACAAAG GTCATGGATATTTTGAGGAAGCTGAATCCAAGAACGGAAGCCAAGTCTTGA